The following proteins are encoded in a genomic region of Protaetiibacter sp. SSC-01:
- a CDS encoding PP2C family serine/threonine-protein phosphatase — translation MTRHGADEQRREFAIPGRPDEHVTLAWAAVTDVGRRRHANEDSLIVQPPVFAVADGMGGHAAGDRASAAAVDRLQELADRGVVDRSVVAEALTLAAQDIDDLAEHLPLGAGTTVTGAVLDITADDSAFVVFNVGDSRVYSFQGNDLAQITHDHSVVQELVDAGIISADDAEGHPESNVVTRALGFREIPRPDYWRVPIRAGLRLLLCSDGLTKELPADRLRLHLAARLSAIETAGALVDAALAAGGRDNVTVIVIDVLEAPDGAERSAYNEGTTGARG, via the coding sequence ATGACCCGCCATGGTGCAGACGAGCAGCGTCGCGAGTTCGCGATCCCCGGGCGTCCGGACGAGCACGTCACGCTCGCGTGGGCCGCCGTGACGGACGTGGGCCGCCGCCGCCACGCGAACGAGGACAGCCTCATCGTGCAGCCGCCCGTGTTCGCCGTCGCCGACGGGATGGGCGGGCACGCCGCGGGCGACCGCGCGAGCGCCGCGGCCGTCGACCGGCTCCAGGAGCTCGCCGACCGCGGCGTCGTCGACCGCTCGGTCGTCGCGGAGGCGCTCACGCTCGCCGCGCAGGACATCGACGACCTCGCCGAGCACCTGCCGCTCGGCGCGGGCACGACGGTCACGGGCGCCGTGCTCGACATCACGGCCGACGACTCCGCCTTCGTCGTCTTCAACGTCGGCGACAGCCGCGTGTACAGCTTCCAGGGCAACGACCTCGCGCAGATCACCCACGACCACTCGGTCGTGCAGGAGCTCGTCGACGCGGGCATCATCTCGGCGGACGACGCCGAGGGGCACCCCGAGTCGAACGTCGTGACGCGCGCGCTCGGCTTCCGTGAGATCCCGCGACCCGACTACTGGCGGGTCCCCATCCGGGCGGGGCTGCGGCTGCTGCTGTGCTCGGACGGGCTCACGAAGGAGCTGCCCGCCGACCGGCTGCGGCTCCACCTCGCGGCGCGTCTGTCCGCGATCGAGACGGCGGGCGCGCTCGTCGACGCGGCCCTCGCGGCGGGCGGTCGCGACAACGTGACGGTCATCGTCATCGACGTGCTGGAAGCGCCCGACGGGGCGGAACGGTCTGCCTACAATGAGGGCACGACGGGGGCGAGGGGGTAG
- a CDS encoding serine/threonine-protein kinase, whose protein sequence is MARRLPSQPPVLPGFSYVHVLGSGGFADVFLYEQNMPRRQVAVKVMLSEVVNDQVRQMFQAEANLMAQLSTHPSILTVYQASVSSDGRPYLVMELCSSSLSERYRREPIPVPEVLRIAVKIGSAVETAHRAGVLHRDIKPSNILQTAYGHPVLSDFGIASTLGSQKDEDSVGLSIPWSAPEVLLDETPGSIASEVWSLGATVYSLLAGRSPFEIPGGANTSSDLMGRIARAKPQAIGRPDVPASLEAVLRRAMSKRPEHRPASALELVRELQLVESELGLPQTAAEIAMDDWALGTVADQEERTRLRPVSTGSTVPKPGRRRRRPAAAEQYAPVGTVRERSGPESPFSRSTPEASPGMRRMAWVLAGAAALVTVLGVIALVVLVRAVGEGVPTVSDIRAELGAGGRVEFSWRDPGIVAGDRYQITVTEDGIASTPALQEADRFVVDADPGSTVCLSVAVNRNGTTGPASAQKCVDAVGG, encoded by the coding sequence GTGGCACGACGTCTGCCGTCTCAGCCGCCTGTGCTCCCGGGCTTCTCGTACGTGCACGTGCTCGGGTCGGGCGGTTTCGCCGACGTCTTCCTGTACGAGCAGAACATGCCGAGGCGCCAGGTCGCGGTCAAGGTCATGCTGAGCGAGGTCGTCAACGACCAGGTGCGCCAGATGTTCCAGGCCGAGGCGAACCTCATGGCGCAGCTCAGCACGCATCCGTCGATCCTCACGGTCTACCAGGCGAGCGTGTCGAGCGACGGGCGCCCCTACCTCGTGATGGAGCTGTGCTCCTCGTCGCTCTCCGAGCGCTACCGCCGCGAGCCGATCCCCGTGCCGGAGGTGCTGCGCATCGCCGTGAAGATCGGCTCGGCCGTCGAGACGGCGCACCGTGCGGGCGTGCTGCACCGCGACATCAAGCCCTCGAACATCCTGCAGACGGCCTACGGGCACCCCGTGCTCTCGGACTTCGGCATCGCGTCGACCCTCGGCAGCCAGAAGGACGAGGACTCGGTGGGTCTCTCGATCCCGTGGTCGGCTCCCGAGGTGCTGCTCGACGAGACGCCCGGCTCGATCGCGTCGGAGGTGTGGTCGCTCGGCGCGACCGTGTACTCGCTCCTCGCGGGGCGGTCTCCCTTCGAGATCCCGGGCGGCGCGAACACCTCGAGCGATCTCATGGGTCGCATCGCTCGCGCGAAGCCGCAGGCCATCGGGCGCCCGGATGTGCCCGCGAGCCTCGAGGCCGTGCTGCGGCGCGCGATGTCGAAGCGCCCCGAGCACCGCCCTGCGAGCGCCCTCGAGCTCGTGCGCGAGCTGCAGCTCGTCGAGTCGGAGCTCGGCCTCCCGCAGACGGCGGCCGAGATCGCGATGGACGACTGGGCCCTCGGCACGGTCGCCGACCAGGAGGAGCGCACACGTCTGCGCCCCGTGAGCACGGGCAGCACGGTGCCCAAGCCCGGCCGTCGCCGTCGGCGCCCTGCCGCGGCCGAGCAGTACGCGCCCGTCGGCACGGTGCGCGAGCGCAGCGGCCCCGAGAGCCCGTTCTCGCGCAGCACGCCCGAGGCGAGCCCGGGGATGCGCCGGATGGCGTGGGTGCTCGCAGGGGCGGCCGCGCTCGTGACGGTGCTCGGCGTCATCGCCCTCGTCGTGCTCGTGCGCGCCGTCGGCGAGGGCGTGCCGACCGTGTCCGACATCCGCGCCGAGCTCGGCGCCGGCGGCCGCGTCGAGTTCAGCTGGCGCGACCCCGGCATCGTGGCGGGCGACCGGTACCAGATCACGGTCACGGAGGACGGCATCGCCTCGACGCCGGCGCTCCAGGAGGCCGACCGCTTCGTCGTCGACGCCGACCCGGGCAGTACCGTCTGCCTCTCGGTCGCCGTCAACAGGAACGGCACGACGGGACCCGCGAGCGCGCAGAAGTGCGTCGACGCGGTCGGGGGCTGA
- a CDS encoding Ig-like domain-containing protein, with product MRRWLSAHRSSFAALASGTVVAALVAALAIVSTGYTAQRMDLSDPSVWVSSREEQAVGRANTQVFELDSVVPVDADAPEVVQSGSTVLLVDPGNATVRPIDPATAELGEDVALPPQGPELFLSGDRVVIVAQGTGEVWFVPLADLAAFDAAAPSNLSLGADAVVAVSETGALFAYVPETRQVWRVAPDDVAVGERWEVEWGADAEASDSVQLTTVGEHWAVLDVTTLEVATEAGVRSVGDEVTGGSVRIQRPGQANARVLIAHSEGLVAADMQAGAPTVLVDDASGVPAAPVVVAGCRFAAWSSGDAWRRCGSAAADTLSLAGMRGGAALSFAVNGASVALTDATSGSSWAVQSRGELIDNWADLITDEETEQEEPEADEDTPPELEELQQPPVAVDDVFGARPGRSSLLPVLLNDYDPNGDVLVVTQVTPIDESIGRLDLVSRNQQLQITLAPTASGSFTFGYTISDGRGGTASATVTLEVRGEDENSPPRQVRTSDATVGQGGRVSTQVIGDWVDPDGDAIYLTGASIAAPDQVAYKPDGVVVYTDGGEATGLKTVALTVSDGRVEAAGVLQVTVRARGDVPIQFQPWVVLATAGDEVTVRPLRYVRGGNGAIRLGGVPPKSGTTIVPSFEAGTFTFQSEQVGTHYVEFTVTDGTQTATGTVRIDVAAPADASTRPVTVPKTMFITSQSSQTVDPPTTDIDPAGGVLVVTGVMNIPLGSGIQAEVLDQRLIRVTLTAPLDAPAIFNYRISNGLAEAEGTITVVEIPTPQRLQPPIATDDQITVRVGDTVDIPVLDNDEQPDGFDVTLLPELAQQLADDAGLLFVSGDRLRYLAPEVAGNYTAIYSIAGPDGQTAQARVTISVRERNAATNNPPVPRTVTARVLAGNTVRIEVPTSGIDPDGDAVQLIGQVTNPEKGSVLSVEGSTIEYQAGDYSSGTDVFQYAVVDGLGARATGTVRVGISPALEGGRNPVANLDSVLVRPGRTISVRALLNDSDPDGSPLRIRQVEPTTPDVAAEIAGDDVVTITPPREPGDYSVIYTIENETGGTSSNFIRVTVDENAPLSRPSVSDSVLSVTDVLDRETIDVAVLDRVFFADGEVGELGVELVPGFGSSARVLSDKRIRVEIGDRSQIIPFAVVHPENSAVRGYAFIRVPGYDDALPQINTKAPPLRVNSESTLRIDLAEYVVALGGSSVRITDPSTVRATHADGSSLVVDESTLQYRSADRYWGPASISFEVTDGESASDPEGHVTTLSLPIEVRPRENQPPIFTGGVVEFEPGQQKELDLVKLTKYPYDDDIDELTYTVLEPLPVGFSYQLNGQRLLITADAAAVKGTSTSITLAVRDALSEGQTGRVQLRVVPSTRPLARPAPDRAVTKRGETTVVDVLANDAATNPFPEVPLRVIAIRGLDGASLPPGISITPSADRSRLSVTVSETAEPLDATLQYQVADATGDPERFTWGIATISVQDVPDPVSNLRVTEFGDRMLRLSWAPGAFNNSPITEYRVTASDGAGGVVSTTSCTITAGCTITTPGNGPDHALRISVVAVNAIGDSDPTQLPGTIWSDVIPPPPASVAATPVDHGLRVVWRKPASSAGTPIDSYVVTVAGNQVVVSVSPNDPVGTEYSRIVTNPAIQNGSAAGFSVSARNKAPNSLATWNEAGGTATPAGPPILTANPSAAASTTDGTTATVNWAGSFADNGRAISAYYVARHGGTPPACTVTGVDTGSPSFTPPSGPNVQSVGTGTTATFTGLSPDQTYSFTVYAYNGQGCTASGTVTAIPRAQPGPVVDIAYDPAAPRDGGYWDYRLTGVTTSGGSSPDSFIYRLTGGTTDASQIGPVDFNTYLTSGVTHYGNDISVEVKACRHYEVLLCSENWSAPFHLGRAISIQLGGLQAIETKPPLTALDPGEGYWTWTAAPGLAGGGPGYDSVSIACGPSDDPGTPNQCEVIGGGLLGADYPDLVVTVGANGTTYTRTYNWAGAPH from the coding sequence GTGCGCCGCTGGCTCTCCGCCCACCGCTCGTCGTTCGCGGCCCTCGCGAGCGGCACGGTCGTCGCTGCCCTCGTGGCGGCCCTCGCGATCGTCTCCACGGGCTATACCGCGCAGCGCATGGACCTGAGCGACCCCTCGGTGTGGGTGTCGTCGCGCGAGGAGCAGGCCGTCGGCCGCGCGAACACCCAGGTCTTCGAGCTCGACAGCGTCGTCCCGGTCGACGCCGACGCGCCCGAGGTCGTGCAGTCCGGTTCGACCGTGCTGCTCGTCGACCCGGGCAATGCCACGGTGCGCCCGATCGACCCCGCGACGGCCGAGCTCGGCGAGGACGTCGCGCTCCCGCCGCAGGGCCCCGAGCTCTTCCTCTCGGGCGACCGTGTCGTCATCGTCGCGCAGGGCACGGGCGAGGTGTGGTTCGTGCCGCTCGCCGACCTCGCAGCGTTCGACGCCGCGGCGCCGTCGAACCTGAGCCTCGGCGCGGATGCCGTCGTCGCGGTGAGCGAGACGGGCGCCCTCTTCGCGTACGTGCCCGAGACCCGCCAGGTGTGGCGCGTCGCCCCCGACGACGTCGCCGTGGGCGAGCGGTGGGAGGTCGAGTGGGGGGCGGACGCCGAGGCATCCGACTCCGTGCAGCTCACCACGGTGGGCGAGCACTGGGCCGTGCTGGACGTCACGACGCTCGAGGTCGCGACGGAGGCGGGCGTCCGCAGCGTCGGCGACGAGGTGACGGGCGGCTCGGTGAGGATCCAGCGGCCCGGGCAGGCGAACGCGCGCGTGCTCATCGCGCACTCCGAGGGCCTCGTCGCGGCGGACATGCAGGCGGGTGCGCCTACCGTGCTCGTCGACGACGCATCCGGTGTGCCCGCGGCGCCCGTCGTCGTCGCCGGATGCCGCTTCGCCGCCTGGAGCTCGGGCGACGCGTGGCGCCGCTGCGGCTCGGCCGCGGCCGACACGCTCTCGCTCGCGGGCATGCGCGGGGGAGCGGCGCTGTCGTTCGCCGTCAACGGCGCGAGCGTCGCGCTCACGGATGCCACGAGCGGCTCGAGCTGGGCCGTGCAGTCGCGCGGCGAGCTCATCGACAACTGGGCCGACCTCATCACCGACGAGGAGACCGAGCAGGAGGAGCCCGAGGCGGACGAGGACACCCCGCCCGAGCTCGAGGAGCTGCAGCAGCCGCCCGTCGCCGTCGACGACGTCTTCGGCGCGCGGCCCGGGCGCTCGAGCCTGCTGCCCGTGCTGCTCAACGACTACGACCCGAACGGCGACGTGCTCGTCGTGACCCAGGTGACGCCGATCGACGAGAGCATCGGCCGCCTCGACCTCGTGAGCCGCAATCAGCAGCTGCAGATCACGCTTGCGCCCACGGCATCCGGCTCCTTCACCTTCGGCTACACGATCAGCGACGGACGCGGCGGCACGGCGAGCGCGACCGTGACCCTCGAGGTGCGAGGCGAGGACGAGAACTCGCCGCCGCGTCAGGTGCGCACCTCGGATGCGACGGTCGGCCAGGGCGGCCGCGTCTCGACGCAGGTCATCGGCGACTGGGTCGATCCCGACGGAGACGCCATCTACCTCACGGGCGCCTCGATCGCCGCGCCCGACCAGGTCGCCTACAAGCCCGACGGCGTCGTCGTCTACACCGACGGCGGAGAGGCCACGGGCCTCAAGACCGTCGCGCTCACCGTGTCGGACGGACGCGTCGAGGCCGCGGGCGTCCTGCAGGTGACGGTGCGCGCGCGCGGCGACGTGCCCATCCAGTTCCAGCCGTGGGTCGTGCTCGCGACGGCGGGCGACGAGGTGACGGTGCGACCGCTCCGCTACGTGCGCGGCGGCAACGGCGCCATCCGCCTCGGCGGCGTGCCTCCGAAGTCGGGCACGACGATCGTGCCGAGCTTCGAGGCGGGCACCTTCACGTTCCAGTCCGAGCAGGTCGGCACCCACTACGTCGAGTTCACGGTGACCGACGGCACGCAGACCGCGACCGGCACCGTGCGCATCGACGTCGCCGCACCCGCCGACGCCTCGACGCGGCCCGTCACGGTGCCGAAGACGATGTTCATCACCTCGCAGAGCTCGCAGACGGTCGACCCGCCGACGACCGACATCGACCCCGCGGGGGGTGTGCTCGTCGTGACGGGCGTCATGAACATCCCGCTCGGCTCGGGCATCCAGGCCGAGGTGCTCGACCAGCGCCTCATCCGCGTGACGCTCACGGCACCGCTCGACGCGCCCGCGATCTTCAACTACCGCATCAGCAACGGTCTCGCGGAGGCCGAGGGCACGATCACGGTCGTCGAGATCCCGACGCCGCAGCGCCTCCAGCCGCCCATCGCGACCGACGACCAGATCACGGTGCGCGTGGGCGACACCGTCGACATCCCCGTGCTCGACAACGACGAGCAGCCCGACGGCTTCGACGTCACCCTCCTGCCCGAGCTCGCGCAGCAGCTCGCCGACGACGCCGGCCTCCTCTTCGTTTCGGGCGACCGCCTGCGCTACCTCGCGCCCGAGGTCGCCGGCAACTACACCGCCATCTACTCGATCGCGGGCCCCGACGGCCAGACGGCGCAGGCGCGGGTGACGATCTCGGTGCGCGAGCGCAACGCCGCGACCAACAACCCGCCCGTGCCGCGCACGGTGACCGCACGTGTGCTCGCGGGCAACACCGTGCGCATCGAGGTGCCGACGAGTGGCATCGACCCCGACGGCGACGCCGTGCAGCTCATCGGGCAGGTGACGAACCCCGAGAAGGGCAGCGTGCTCTCGGTCGAGGGCAGCACGATCGAGTACCAGGCGGGCGACTACTCCTCGGGCACCGACGTGTTCCAGTACGCCGTCGTCGACGGGCTCGGTGCGCGAGCGACGGGCACCGTGCGCGTCGGCATCTCGCCCGCGCTCGAGGGCGGCCGCAACCCCGTCGCGAACCTCGACTCCGTGCTCGTGCGACCCGGGCGCACGATCTCGGTGCGCGCGCTCCTCAACGACTCCGACCCCGACGGCTCGCCTCTGCGCATCCGTCAGGTCGAGCCGACCACACCGGACGTCGCGGCCGAGATCGCGGGCGACGACGTCGTGACGATAACCCCGCCCCGCGAGCCGGGCGACTACAGCGTCATCTACACGATCGAGAACGAGACCGGCGGGACGAGCTCCAACTTCATCCGCGTGACCGTCGACGAGAACGCGCCGCTGTCGCGGCCGAGCGTCAGCGACTCGGTGCTGAGCGTGACCGATGTGCTCGACCGCGAGACGATCGACGTCGCCGTGCTCGACCGCGTGTTCTTCGCCGACGGCGAGGTGGGGGAGCTCGGCGTCGAGCTCGTCCCCGGCTTCGGTTCCTCGGCGAGGGTGCTGAGCGACAAGCGCATCCGCGTCGAGATCGGCGACCGCAGCCAGATCATCCCGTTCGCCGTCGTGCACCCCGAGAACTCCGCCGTCCGGGGCTACGCCTTCATCCGCGTGCCCGGTTACGACGACGCCCTCCCGCAGATCAACACCAAGGCTCCGCCGCTGCGGGTGAACAGCGAGTCGACGCTGCGCATCGACCTCGCGGAGTACGTCGTCGCGCTCGGCGGGTCGAGCGTGCGCATCACCGACCCGAGCACGGTGCGCGCGACGCACGCCGACGGCAGCTCGCTCGTCGTCGACGAGAGCACCCTGCAGTACCGCTCGGCCGACCGCTACTGGGGCCCGGCGTCGATCAGCTTCGAGGTCACCGACGGCGAGTCGGCATCCGACCCCGAGGGCCACGTGACGACCCTCTCGCTCCCCATCGAGGTGCGCCCGCGCGAGAACCAGCCGCCGATCTTCACGGGCGGCGTCGTCGAGTTCGAGCCCGGGCAGCAGAAGGAGCTCGACCTCGTCAAGCTCACCAAGTACCCCTACGACGACGACATCGACGAGCTCACCTACACCGTGCTCGAGCCGCTTCCCGTCGGGTTCAGCTACCAGCTCAACGGGCAGCGGCTGCTCATCACCGCCGACGCGGCGGCCGTCAAGGGCACGTCGACGAGCATCACCCTCGCCGTGCGCGACGCCCTCTCGGAGGGGCAGACGGGGCGCGTGCAGCTGCGCGTCGTGCCGTCGACACGGCCGCTCGCCCGACCCGCGCCCGACCGCGCCGTGACGAAGCGCGGCGAGACGACGGTCGTCGACGTGCTCGCGAACGACGCGGCGACCAACCCCTTCCCGGAGGTGCCCCTGCGGGTCATCGCCATCCGCGGCCTCGACGGCGCCTCGCTGCCCCCGGGCATCAGCATCACGCCGAGCGCCGACCGCTCGCGCCTGTCGGTGACCGTCTCCGAGACGGCCGAACCGCTCGACGCGACCCTGCAATACCAGGTGGCGGATGCGACGGGCGACCCCGAGCGCTTCACATGGGGGATCGCGACGATCTCCGTGCAGGACGTGCCCGATCCCGTGAGCAACCTGCGGGTCACCGAGTTCGGCGACCGGATGCTGCGCCTCTCGTGGGCGCCGGGCGCCTTCAACAACTCGCCCATCACCGAGTACCGGGTCACGGCATCCGACGGTGCCGGCGGGGTCGTCTCGACGACGAGCTGCACGATCACGGCGGGCTGCACGATCACGACGCCCGGCAACGGCCCGGACCACGCCCTGCGCATCTCGGTCGTCGCCGTCAACGCGATCGGCGACTCCGACCCGACCCAGCTGCCCGGCACGATCTGGTCGGACGTCATCCCGCCGCCGCCCGCATCCGTCGCCGCGACCCCCGTCGACCACGGCCTGCGCGTCGTGTGGCGCAAGCCCGCCTCGAGCGCGGGCACGCCCATCGACTCGTACGTCGTGACGGTCGCGGGCAACCAGGTCGTCGTCTCGGTCTCGCCGAACGACCCCGTCGGCACCGAGTACAGCCGCATCGTCACCAACCCCGCGATCCAGAACGGCAGCGCCGCGGGCTTCAGCGTGAGCGCGCGCAACAAGGCGCCCAACTCCCTCGCGACCTGGAACGAGGCGGGCGGCACCGCGACGCCCGCGGGCCCGCCGATCCTCACGGCGAACCCGAGCGCCGCGGCGTCGACGACCGACGGCACGACCGCGACCGTCAACTGGGCGGGCTCCTTCGCCGACAACGGGCGCGCGATCTCCGCGTACTACGTCGCGCGCCACGGCGGTACGCCGCCCGCCTGCACCGTGACGGGCGTCGACACGGGCTCGCCGAGCTTCACGCCGCCGTCGGGGCCGAACGTGCAGTCCGTCGGCACCGGCACGACCGCGACGTTCACGGGTCTCTCTCCCGACCAGACGTACAGCTTCACGGTCTACGCGTACAACGGTCAGGGCTGCACGGCATCCGGCACGGTCACCGCCATTCCGCGCGCCCAGCCCGGGCCCGTGGTCGACATCGCCTACGATCCGGCCGCGCCGCGAGACGGCGGCTACTGGGACTACCGGCTCACGGGCGTGACCACCTCCGGCGGGTCGTCGCCCGACTCGTTCATCTACCGCCTCACGGGCGGCACGACCGACGCGAGCCAGATCGGGCCCGTGGACTTCAACACCTACCTCACCTCGGGTGTCACCCAC